The following proteins come from a genomic window of Pyxidicoccus sp. MSG2:
- the agmC gene encoding adventurous gliding motility protein AgmC has product MRFAPLFVLVLLTAVPALAELDSFGQGTGRDGPLSVTQAQLVVNVAVPVSTDTPAGSRVVRVAQLGGLKAQALVLIHQSSGFPATTASGGSTAVIPDAVGRWELARVSSVSTTPTLLRLTAPLVNSYSVPGAQVVAVPEYTDVDLPTGTSLVAPPWDGKSGGIVAFLATGRVRNDGVVSADGAGFRGGAFEDHVAGPTGCTGLDPQPAQGGSLKGEGVVVSRFGTASGRGHLVNGGGGANCHNGGGGGGGHGNAGGVGGRTASDVDSSRAEGGLGGAHMKYALVDQALFGGGGGAGEGNNNSGTGGGAGGGLVLVRADRVSGVGRISADGVSVAPTPGGDGAGGGGAGGAVIVRTAGDMDCGSVTARGGAGGSVTDALRQLGPGGGGSGGSVLVHGADLDCPIDVTGGAAGTTAFDGTVHGAGAGGAGVTREYEVPYRSPAAPSVVTPASGAVGVSARPSFAGAADPGVRIIISVDDVEVVQLTAGSDGTFSGSYPGLRDPLTTGEHRVTTVAESLGAYSVRSTETTFSVAATLEDGGVLVPPILVIPADGEAIGPTPLFAGVAPNGVTVGVEVDDGPDIPVPVDTFGRFRYQVPADSPLTPGPHRVNVHAHTETGESGPFSQYTRFEVLDVDAGSGEVDAGTEVPDAGDDAGTETSDAGTETPDAGTGTSDAGTGTSDAGVREVPVMVVPAEGEVVDSTPLFAGVAAPGASVSLAVDGAEVAIAVADATGAFRHPVPADQALSLGAHSVTAQERGSVTGAAAGPVSPATGFVVRGPAALDVGCGCGAAPAGVAGVWALVALAAAARRRRR; this is encoded by the coding sequence GGCTTCCCCGCGACGACGGCCTCGGGCGGCTCCACCGCGGTGATTCCGGACGCGGTGGGACGCTGGGAGCTGGCGCGCGTGTCGTCCGTGAGCACCACGCCCACCCTGTTGCGGCTCACCGCGCCCCTGGTGAACAGCTACTCCGTGCCGGGCGCGCAGGTGGTGGCCGTGCCCGAGTACACCGACGTCGACCTGCCCACCGGGACGTCCCTCGTCGCGCCCCCGTGGGACGGCAAGAGCGGCGGCATCGTCGCGTTCCTGGCCACGGGCCGGGTGAGGAACGACGGCGTCGTCAGCGCGGACGGCGCGGGCTTCCGAGGGGGCGCCTTCGAAGACCACGTCGCCGGCCCCACCGGGTGTACCGGGCTGGACCCGCAGCCCGCGCAGGGGGGCTCCCTCAAGGGGGAGGGCGTGGTGGTGAGCCGCTTCGGCACGGCCTCGGGACGTGGCCACCTGGTCAACGGCGGTGGTGGGGCCAACTGCCACAACGGCGGCGGCGGTGGGGGTGGGCACGGCAACGCGGGCGGTGTCGGCGGGCGCACCGCCTCGGACGTGGACAGCAGCCGGGCCGAGGGCGGGCTCGGGGGCGCGCACATGAAGTATGCGCTCGTGGACCAGGCCCTCTTCGGTGGCGGCGGCGGCGCGGGGGAGGGCAACAACAACAGCGGGACCGGCGGTGGCGCGGGCGGAGGGCTCGTGCTCGTGCGGGCCGACCGGGTGTCGGGCGTCGGCCGCATCTCCGCGGATGGCGTCTCGGTCGCCCCCACTCCGGGGGGCGATGGCGCGGGCGGCGGAGGGGCGGGCGGTGCCGTCATCGTGCGCACCGCCGGGGACATGGACTGCGGCAGCGTGACGGCGCGAGGCGGCGCGGGCGGCAGCGTGACGGACGCCCTCCGCCAGCTCGGCCCGGGCGGAGGCGGCAGTGGCGGCTCCGTGCTGGTGCATGGGGCGGACCTGGACTGCCCGATTGACGTGACGGGTGGGGCCGCCGGGACGACGGCGTTCGACGGCACCGTGCACGGCGCGGGGGCTGGGGGCGCGGGTGTGACTCGGGAGTATGAAGTGCCCTACCGGTCGCCGGCGGCGCCCTCGGTCGTCACTCCCGCGAGTGGGGCGGTGGGTGTGTCCGCCCGGCCGAGCTTCGCGGGGGCGGCGGACCCGGGCGTGCGCATCATCATCTCCGTCGACGACGTGGAGGTCGTCCAGCTCACCGCGGGGTCGGACGGCACGTTCTCCGGGAGCTACCCCGGGCTGCGAGACCCCCTGACCACGGGCGAGCACCGGGTGACGACGGTGGCGGAGTCACTGGGCGCGTACAGCGTGCGCTCGACCGAGACGACGTTCAGCGTCGCCGCCACGCTGGAGGACGGCGGGGTGCTGGTGCCGCCCATCCTCGTGATTCCAGCGGACGGTGAGGCCATCGGCCCCACGCCGCTGTTCGCGGGTGTGGCTCCCAACGGCGTCACGGTGGGCGTGGAGGTGGACGACGGGCCGGATATCCCCGTCCCCGTGGATACCTTCGGCCGCTTCCGCTACCAGGTGCCCGCAGACAGCCCGCTGACGCCGGGCCCGCACCGCGTCAACGTCCACGCCCACACCGAGACGGGCGAGAGCGGGCCCTTCTCCCAGTACACGCGCTTCGAGGTGCTGGACGTGGACGCGGGCTCCGGCGAGGTGGATGCGGGCACGGAGGTCCCGGATGCGGGAGACGACGCGGGCACGGAGACGTCCGACGCGGGCACGGAGACGCCCGACGCAGGCACGGGGACGTCCGATGCCGGCACGGGCACGTCCGACGCGGGTGTCCGCGAGGTGCCGGTGATGGTGGTGCCCGCCGAGGGCGAGGTGGTGGACTCCACGCCGCTGTTCGCCGGCGTCGCCGCGCCCGGTGCGTCTGTGTCGCTCGCGGTGGACGGTGCCGAGGTGGCCATCGCGGTTGCCGATGCGACGGGCGCCTTCCGTCACCCGGTGCCGGCCGACCAGGCCCTGTCCCTGGGCGCGCACAGCGTCACGGCGCAGGAGCGTGGAAGCGTCACAGGCGCGGCGGCGGGGCCCGTGTCTCCGGCCACCGGCTTCGTGGTGCGCGGCCCCGCGGCGCTCGACGTGGGCTGCGGGTGCGGCGCGGCTCCGGCGGGTGTGGCGGGAGTCTGGGCGCTGGTGGCACTGGCCGCCGCGGCGAGACGGCGCAGGCGGTAG